ttggctaacgttagctagttagcaggCTAAGGAGCCAGTACACAGAACACAGCAGAACACAAGCTTTCATGTAAAGACAGTGTTGGTGTTTTAGCTAGGTCAGAATGCTATTGTAAATGGCTTACAAAACTTTAAAGGAAAATGCACATCTTTCTGGTCTAAATGCAAAGCAAGTAACTTAGAAACAGACTGATTTAGCCTGTTGGTCTGATTTAGCCTGTAAAAACAGGCTGAAGTTTAGCCTTGtggttatttcatatttaatcaaACTTATTTCATATATAGGGTACCTGCCTTCAGTGCTCAAACGTACAGACTGATATAATTGCACTTATAATATTCAATCCATACAtgtttatatacttatattttcatatttaagctgctctgatattttttacttaaaatgcaCTAATGTGGATATAAAAATTGCAGTGGTCTTAAAAAAGAATACTAAAGATAATTGCTACCAGGTTGATTGGAAGCCCAGAAACTATTTTGTTTTACGTTGTTGTTTGATACTTCTTCTTAGCTGATGTGACATGTGCAAGCCTCGGAGGCTGAGGGGAAACACATTTAGCCTGACATAAAGGCTGATTGGAGGGCCAAGTTTACTGTAGTTTATAAGCATTCCTTAATTATGATGCTTCTAAAGCTGATTAAAGTGCCAGTGATCATTATACATAGATGCTTATTATATATCCTTCCAGGCTGGTATGAAGTGTGCTTGCCTCAGAGGCTGATGGTAAATACTCTTTGCCTTCCAGGCTGGTATGAAGTGTGCTTGCCTCAGAGGCTGATGGTAAATACTCTTTGCCTTCCAGGCTGGTATGAAGTGTGCTTGCCTCAGAGGCCGATGGTAAATACTCTTTGCCTTCCAGGCTGATATGAAGTGCGCAAGCTTCAGAGGCTAATGGGAAACCATTTTCTGTCTTCAAGGCTGATTGGAAGGATGGTGATAATTTACTGTAATTGATTTAGCATCACTTATGCAAGATACCTCTGACACTGATTAGAAGGGCAGTGTTCATCATCCATTGTCATACTCTTTCTTGGTGAAGTGTACTTGCCTAAGAGGCTGATGGTAAATACCTTTTGCCTTCAAAGCTGATTAAAGGGTCAATGATGATTTACTGTAATTATTTATCATTAGTTATGCAGGATGCCTCTGAAGCTGATTAGAAAACCAATGAACATTTCACATAGATGCTTGTTACATATGTTTCAGACTGATGTGAAGTTTACTTGCCTCAGAGGCTGATTGTAAATACAGTGATACAATTCCAGGATGATTGGAGCATGTAAATATGAGTTATAGTTTATCATTGTTTCTTGACAACATTTACATTTGATTTACCTAAAATCTGGTATCACAGGTGCCATGTTGAAAAACTGATTAGAAAATCACAACTATTACTATATATTAGAAAAACATCTATTTAGTTATATGCCTTTCAGGCTGATGTAAAGTTAGGAAGACTCAGAGGCTGATGGAATCCAGGATAATGGAAGAGAGTAATAAGTgatattacattttaattgaaGTAAGTGGTGCAATTGTAAAATTGCATATTTTTACCCATTAACTGATGCCTCAAAGGCTGATGGCATAGACTATAAACCTCTAGGGTGACGAGAAgaccaaatatatttttatgctgtaTTTTGAGGCATTTTGTTAACTCTCAGATATGTACATTTGTTCAAGGCTAACGTAAAGGGCACCATCTTTAAGGAAAGTAAGCTACCTACCAGGCTGATTTAAAGGCCAGTGATTATTTTATGTTGCATCAAAATGATGAAATTAAATGACTAATTTCAAAGACTAACAGGTTGCTTATTGGCTTATAGTATTTGTCATATTAATTAAACATCCAATTATTTCATATTGCTGCCTTTTTGGTAATATTTACTTAGAAGCTACTGTTAACGTAATACTGATGGAACAGAAATTCTTAAAGAATCAGGATGAACAATAattttttaaagttgtaaaattaCTTATCTAGCGTCAGTTAATTGGATGTCAGCCTGATGTAAAAAGCTCAACTTTTTAATACCTAATGCAGAAGACTTTCAACTTCCAGGCTTTTTAAGTGGCAGCTGATAATTTACCATTTTTGTAGAAACATTTAAGCcttcactacttcactacatGCCCATGAATGCCCATGACACATAATGGGCTTACATATAGCCTATGTCAGGTTTGTGACTGCAGAGGTGATTATCCACTGCATGTTTATGAATTTAATATAACTCTACTGGAAAATAAGTTTTCCTGACTGTAAGAAAGGCAATCGTATATCATATTGAGAGGGTGATTTGCTACATGATTAGCTACTTGTTACTGAGTACTACATAACAATATATCTGTATACGTTTCTACTCACTTTACCAGGACAGTCAACACGAAGACCACACAGTAAGCCTGTGATATATAGGAATAGTCATAATACCTTGAACATGCAGTGTTCCAGCATCAttaaccttttattttttatgttgcagATTAGCCCACAAGTCCAGCTGAGTATCAGAATGTCACCTGATTGCTAAACACATTTTCCCTAAAATTTAGGTGATACAAGCTGATTCATTTCTTTGTCTCCATTCATCATTATTATCTGacagtctgtctctgtctgtggcTTGTTATTGTAGGAAGAACTATCCGGCCTGTGAGAAATTCTGCACCATCCTCTCCTCCACCTAAAGAATCTGCCCCAATGACCCGCCGGCGCAAAAGACCCTGCCCCACCTTACTACTTCCCTCAAAAAAGCCCTCTAACCCTTTACAGTCTTCTACCAAAGCCAAGattttaacacacactcccaccttagCATCTTCCTCAGCTGTCACTTTACCACCAGCACCTACCCCAGCACCATCCTCTCCTCCACCTTCACAATCTGCCCCAATTACCCGCAGCCGCAAAAGAGCCTGCCACCCCTTAGTTCTTCCCTCAAAAAAGCCCCCCAATCCTGTACAGTCTTCTACTGCAGCCAAGATATTAACACAAGCACCCACCTTAACATCTTCCTCAGCCATCACTTTACCACCAGCACCATCCTCAGCCatcacttcaccaccagcaccatcctcagccatcacttcaccaccagcaccattcacagccatcacttcaccaccagcaccTACCCCAGCACCATCCTCAGCCatcacttcaccaccagcaccatcctcagccatcacttcaccaccagcaccatcctcagccatcacttcaccaccagcaccattcacagccatcacttcaccaccagcaccGACCCCAGCACCATACTCAACCatcacttcaccaccagcaccattcacagccatcacttcaccaccagcaccTACCCCAGCACCAACCCCAGCACCATCCTCAACCatcacttcaccaccagcaccatcctcagccatcacttcaccaccagcaccTACCCCAGCACCATCCTCAGCCatcacttcaccaccagcaccatTCACAGCCATCACTGCACCACCAGCACCTACCCCAGCACCATCCTCAGCCatcacttcaccaccagcaccatcctcagccatcacttcaccaccagcaccTACCCCAGCACCATCCTCAGCCatcacttcaccaccagcaccatcctcagccatcacttcaccaccagcaccTACCCCAGCAATAAGACCCACTGAAGAAATAGCATCCACATCTGGACCTAATAACATAAGCACTCCCCATAGCCCAACCCTTTGCAGCAATGCCTGTCCATCTGAGATCCTCTTTAAAGAGGTAGAGGCCATCTTACCTCTTGGATTTGGGCATCGTAAAAAGAGGTGTGTACTTAAAGTTACAATATGTGAATTTGATTGTAGTTAAATGTTATGTGGTTTtcatataatgttttgtgtgaAGGCAGAAGCCAGATTAGTGATCAGTAGTATAGGAATCAGTGAAGAAGTAACCCTATAATATATAATGCCCTTGTTTGAAATTAATgacatgattttttaaataagatattcAGTGACTGTAGAGGAGCTGAAAAGGAGAGTTGGGCCACCAGAGGGCATGTCCCTTGCATCTTGTGTGGCGTACCTGAGGatggacaaaaacaaaaaagctagTCTCAAGACAGAACTGGACAATGTAGGGGTCTGTCCAAGGCCAGTTACAACACTGACCTCCATGTGCAGCAAGCTGACAGAGGGTACAGTACAGATTACCACATGTAGTGCAGTGTAGAAtattaacattttcatttttaagtgtatCCTGTACAGCAATGTCTATGAACATTTAAGACTTATTAATCTTATTTCAGAACTTTAGATTAAATTGAATGTTCTTCTATGTTCAAAGGGGAGGTAGTTGATCTGAGCCAAAGCCTTAGTCACCTTGTGGCAACACAAGTACCTTTCAGTAAGGTGAAGTTATTAGAGGAACGAGACACCGATGTGGCCCTTGGTCACCTGGCATTATTCAAGTAAGAGTCTGTTTTAATTTCAaatttagaatttgtttaaaattatattataaaagtaACACCACACCTTTTCCTAAACAGTTATATCTGATGTCcagataaaaaaatactgtaacaaTCCTAAcacaaatacattttcttttctgcatttttttttcttaaataactaCAGAAACTGTGATTGCATTTTATTGTTTACGAAGAAAAATTTatgttaataaagttaataaaatttGAAACACTGCATCtgggtttttcttttatttaatctgCTGTTGAGAATGCTTTTGGAGAAACGAGATATGGACAGAAATGGCAGTTAACATTCaaagattttgttttttacaattataatatatattataattgttattGTAGTAATCACTGGAGACAGCCCCAGTACAAAATACAGAAAAGTCATACTGGTCATCTCTgactctttttttaaatgcagtaatTTTAAAGTGTGAGTCAGGCCTATGTGAGCGCATTGCACGATTTAAGCAGTTTTTCAGCGTGTACGAGTGCATGTTCTGAAATGTTTTCTTTGCTTCATTGACTCTTAGTCTGTACTTGTGAAGCTTTTGAATCTTTCTTTTCCTTGTGTTGCTACTGTACTGTCCAAAAGCAAGCTGATAAACTCTGTTAACTGCAGACAGTAATTCTGGACTTTCACAGAACTCTGTGCTCTCAGACCAGTTGTACAATGCCCCTATCATTTCTTTTACAGTCTTGCATGGGGTTACATGCTCTTTTACATGGTTTGAAACACCTTCAAATGACTGAATATTCTCTTCTGGACCATCCCGCAGGACTAGGAAAACTCTGAAACTCTAAGGCACACACATTTCTTTTAAGCTACTAGCAAGACATGTGCAGTGCTTTGTTTGCAAGTTTACAACTCCAAAACTTTGCCTGTGATGTACAATTAAGTAATTTCCATCCCACTCATAACTGCCTTGTTCTGACAGACAGCAAGCCAATTCCCTTCTGCACTCATCTATGTCCACATCTCTTTCTTCACAAACGTGCTTTGCCAAGGCAATGTGCTTGCATAGGTTTCCCCTTTCAGCCCAATCACATTCACAGAGCATTGTGATGAGATCAACAAAATAACACTTTCCCTCACTGGTTTCTGAAGGTACTAATATTTGGCCAGCAGACTGAAAAACAACTTTGTCATGCAAGCCTTTGTATTTCATCCTAGACACAAGTTCACCCATGTCTGGTTTCTTCAACTCAGTTATCCGGCCCGCTTTGTAGAGTTCTTCCAGGTAGCTTAAAGAcagaacatatttaaaataatgttaaaaatgggtaaaatattgtaattaaaaacACAAGTTCAGTAATAACTGTCAACTAACCTGTAATATGTCACCACCTTCTCACTCAAAAGATGAAGCAAGTCATCTACACGTCTGTTTGCATACCCTTGAAGAAATTGGTATTTCATGCTGAAAAAGaatctgaaaaacaaaacagatgcTCAAAAATCTGCTGAAATTTTAAAAGATGAATGAGCTGAAGAAAATTGCAAACACTTACAATAAAGTATTTTTCAAGTTAAATATCATTCAGTTGCCTTATTCAGTAAACAAggaaacacaaaacaacacaccaaAAAGAAGTCCAAGTATTATACTGgactatttaagtaaaatgactGAAGAACACAAAAAAAGCTAGCCAAGTGGTTTGCAGCCTTGGTCCTGAAGTACTTTATGTACTGCCCTTTCCATGCTCCTCAtcagtttttttatgtgtttttgagcAACGTTAAATATGTAGAACCAGGGCTGGTAACCAATGCAGGAGACTACAGACATCCAAACCTCTCAGCCAAGTTATTGGTTTCACTATTTTGGTGGAATACTCTTCTTCCAAAGTTGGCCCACATCTTGGAATGTTGAAACCACTGCATTTTTAAATAGTTTGAGATAGTTGTTGTGCCTGAGAGTTCATCAATGCTGTCTACTACTTGGTTTGACCTCTCTTCAAAGTCTGCTTCCTGAAAAAGCAAAGACTAACATTAGTTTTAAAGGATTATCAACAGACAAAATATTTTGGACACAACTATGTGAGCAACTTACAGTTGCACACTGTTTGAGTGCTATCATTGCCCTGATGACTTCATTTTTCAAAGCTGGTTGCTTTTTACATTCATCTTGGCGTTGCATCCAGCGATGAACTGCCTATATAGAACATATAGAAATACATGCATAATAAAACATATGCACAGTTCTGCTAAATGAAATCTTATTCTGTGGTTGTGGGGAGATTTTACCTGAAGAACGTGAAACCAGCACAGCAGTATTCTAGTGTGTGGGAACACTTTCTGCACTGCATTGATTTCCTTAAGATCTCTGTCTACCATGACACAcctgaaaataaaatacataatttcatatatatatatgtgtgtgtgtgtgtgtgtgagaaatagCATGGAAGGAAATGTGCCTTTTTAACAAAGTCTAGAAGGTAGGTCTATGTCTTTAATATCAGCCTTGTAGTCACATGAATTCTATTCAAAATTGTACCACGTAAAATGACCATTGGCCTTCTTATCTGTCCAGTGGATGATAGGATTTTGTATTATTCTTGGAATACAGTGTCTAGTACATCTGTATTGATGGCATCTAATGTCTGCAAAACAAGTTAGAACACAAATAATGATTGCTTTTGTAATCAGCTTGGGTGGTAGCAGTCTTTCCTAGTGCCCTTTTTACATTCTTTACCAGTTTTACATCAGTTGTTCAGAAACATAACTGAGTTATACcaaacagttttaataaatgatcatTCAATTGAATGGCAAAGTGTCCAAACACTTTTGCCTGGTACTGTTGGTGCGGTTTGTATACAATATGATTCACTGCATACATTGTTAACccatttcaccctgtttttcaaaGGTCAGGACCCCCACTGAGCAGGTATTATGTGGGTGATATATTATCATCAGTGCtgtagtgacactgacatggtggtggtatattagtgtgtgttgtattAGTGtatgtggatcagacacagcagtgctactgGAGTTTTGAAACACTGTCAACTCAAGTCAGAGATTCTTACATTGTTGGTCCaatttgtagatgtaaagtcataGACGATAGCTGCTGCACAGTTTgagttggtcatcctctagtccttcattagCGGTCACATGATGCTGTAGGCTGGATAGGTTTGGTTGGTGGACAATTTTCAGTCCAGGAGTGAGACTGAAGTGTTAAACATCcaatagcactgctgtgtctgatccacatacaccagcacaatacacactaacacatcaTCATCAAGTCAGtgtcactacagtgctgagaatgacccaccacccacatAACACTTGCTCTGAGGTGGTTCTGactttgaagaacagggtgaaaggggtAAACAATGTATGCATTGAATCagatggactacagtctgtaatttttgAACTACAAAATGCAGCTACAGTATGAGTCAAAGGTGTTTAATGCTACTTTAAGTTACTATTTTTCTCCTCAGGCCAAAGTTTATGTTAAATGACAAATTCAATTTTGGACACCAGCCAATGTTTGGACAATTCGCTATAGGTAGAAGGAAAACTTGGGTCAAGACTGCCACAGCCGAGTTTCTCCAGTAATCGTGAAATATCCCAGGCAAATAATAAAAACTCAGAATTCAAAATATATTAGACATTAGCACATCACAAATGCTGAATATACATTTAAGAGCAAAAATACAGTTTCCTATTCCATATTTATTGTAATCCATTACCTTTTAGACCTTTTAGTTTTACCTTGGTTGAAAGGGATTAACACACTCTTGCAGCTTTTGAAGACAAATACTTAGGTTCTCTGTAGATTCCTCACTTAAAATGAAGAAGGCCACTGGGACTCCACGACCCTGGGAAGACTTAATGATGACAGCATAAAAAGCGAATCCATACTGGGTAATACCCTTATATGTTGCATCAAGGTATATCATGTCAGAGCCATAGTTCTTCAGTTGATCTCTCTGCCAAGGTGTGCTAAAAACAATGATGAGTGCCTGCTTTTCAGAGTGTGACAAAGGCTGGTAGTAGATGATGTCATCTTTAAACTTACTTTTGATTAATCGGTCCACGCTAACACAGTCATTTAAATCCATGTGAGTATGTGCATTATAGCTTTTCCGTATAAAATTAATATCATCAGGTGCTACGTGGTACCTTCTGTCCTTGAGATACGACTGGCTCTGTGTGTCCGACCAGTCTTTGCAACAGAGCAGTATTTCAGCATTTGTGTGACCCTGCTGAATGAGGGTATAAATGTAGTCAGTGAGACCAGGATGAATCCGATTTACAGTGCTCTCTAAGGGACTGTTAGGATCATGCCCAGAATGGTCACTCATGAGTCGTATAATACACCCATCATAACAGTTCTTGTTTACAAATGTGAAAGATACGTAGGCCCCACAACTGTTGGCTCTTGTTTTTTGGGGGTCTCCAGTAGACTTCCCCTTGCAGTGACTGGCTCTTTCACATCGCCACTGAAAATGATTGGCATGTCGTTTCTTCATGGCTACAAAGTTACCAAGGCCACATTCTTCAAGGTAATGCAGATGTGAAGACATGAAGGCATCTTGACTCTGACCAGACAGTACTTGAATCGACCTCTTGACTTTAGGATCTGCCTCTTTTCGAAGAGAGCTCTCAATTGCAGCAATCCAGTGTGCCTCCATTGCTGGAAAATAAAAGGCATATATTTAAATAACCTATAACATAATATTAATAGGATCAAAGAGCAACTGGACACTTTTGACAAAAACTGGCAATTTTATAATCAACACGATACAGAGGtattaatacaaatattgtaatatattgcaatattataagCAAGGTGATGTATTTTGATTTTTAGGAAAACATGAAATATACATAGATTTACCAACTGTAACATTAGTGGTGCACCTTTATGCTACTGGTTTACCTTGGAGTGGAGTTGTTGAGCATTAATACAGCAACAcaaaatgttatttatctatattgttttacacttctactctacAATTTGGGATACTGGATAGTTTTGGTTAGTGGACGATTCATAGTCCAAcagtgacactgagatgtttgTAAACTCCAGCAAACTGTCTGATCCATTCAcaccagtacaacacacactaacaaagcaccaccacatcagtgtcactgcagtgctgggaaTAAATAACCAACCACATAATACCTGCTCTAAAATGTACTCAGGCTGCTAACAAATTATACATAGAAACAGATGGTCTAGTTGTagaatagtgctggacgatatggccaaaatttatatcacgatatattccttaaatttcggtcgatacgatataatttcgatatcgataaatactttgaaggcctcagaaaaagaatccctgcaatctctgcagcttgcactgcaaatttaaattattatttaaagggatagttcggtatttttgacatgagtctgtatggcatcatcataaccagtgtcgtgcatccacactgacttaccccccacagcgtcctgtgagccgagttcttgtccagtttaggtcaaagcgaaagtagtccggcatgtttgctggggtcaggaaaataactcctttttcttcccaaagcactacgtgttcaaaagagtgatttatttacatcacaaaaaactaaccctgcaaaagtcacgcctcgtaaatcacttgggtcctactttctctcgttccatatcaatgcgcgcagcgctgcaacctgacagctagcctacgtgtttgggtcgctttgtttacttctcgcctcgagaacatgtctgactacgagagtgacgaggaaaacattgatcaccgctcagagccacggggatatctttatgaacccgagtatacagatgttgaacttcgccaaatggaattagatcgggcagaaagagagagggtggacagagaagtggtggatgaaactggagccactgctggagctgcgatacccagggtggccgacaaatcctggtgcacttgtttcaagtgcgaaataatgcagaccgaggtggaatgctactgttgccacgagtgggacttagttatgcccgagatgcaagacctatccattgatgaggatgtcagcggggcagctgcttgcatcacaaacaacagtgacttccctgcactcctgaatgctggtgtgttgagaacttttttacgctatgagcgaatgctgtagagaacattggtaggctacagttttatttacctggggtgcagggacagcagatttcttcagaatccgtttcttcatctgtcgttgtccaggacatgtggataaaaagtcatcatcgctgaagtgcgcactgcaaacacgaagcttttttattttttccacttttgtgtccacatggatgcccagcgctagtacccaaagtttcctcagagcaacatcagtcacaggaaaacgatgaaaactctgcggagaatcagccacatctttgttgctacagcctggatagtcacaagtccgcaccattttaacacacacacacacctagctatatatatatatatatatatatatatatatatatatatatatatatatatgtgtgtgtgtgtgtgtttacaaagcttataaaagccaatagacttctccctaaagttagctcgtttgcgttgctagtctgaacacagctgctaagcacggccaaaacacagaacaagttgacgcgtgcgcagctcgctgtcagaatgacgcgcactgatacgaaatgagagaaagtaggacccaagtgatttacgaggtgtgacttttgcagggttagttttttgtgatgtaaataaatcactcttttgaacacgtactgctttgggaagaaaaaggagttattttcctgaccccagcaaacatgccggactactttcgctttgacctaaactggacaagatctcggctcacaggacgctgtggggggtaagtcagtgtggatgcacgacactggttatgatg
The Astyanax mexicanus isolate ESR-SI-001 chromosome 13, AstMex3_surface, whole genome shotgun sequence DNA segment above includes these coding regions:
- the LOC111195203 gene encoding uncharacterized protein LOC111195203 isoform X2, with translation MEAHWIAAIESSLRKEADPKVKRSIQVLSGQSQDAFMSSHLHYLEECGLGNFVAMKKRHANHFQWRCERASHCKGKSTGDPQKTRANSCGAYVSFTFVNKNCYDGCIIRLMSDHSGHDPNSPLESTVNRIHPGLTDYIYTLIQQGHTNAEILLCCKDWSDTQSQSYLKDRRYHVAPDDINFIRKSYNAHTHMDLNDCVSVDRLIKSKFKDDIIYYQPLSHSEKQALIIVFSTPWQRDQLKNYGSDMIYLDATYKGITQYGFAFYAVIIKSSQGRGVPVAFFILSEESTENLSICLQKLQECVNPFQPRCVMVDRDLKEINAVQKVFPHTRILLCWFHVLQAVHRWMQRQDECKKQPALKNEVIRAMIALKQCATEADFEERSNQVVDSIDELSGTTTISNYLKMQWFQHSKMWANFGRRVFHQNSETNNLAERFFFSMKYQFLQGYANRRVDDLLHLLSEKVVTYYSYLEELYKAGRITELKKPDMGELVSRMKYKGLHDKVVFQSAGQILVPSETSEGKCYFVDLITMLCECDWAERGNLCKHIALAKHVCEERDVDIDECRRELACCLSEQGSYEWDGNYLIVHHRQSFGVVNLQTKHCTCLASSLKEMCVP
- the LOC125780583 gene encoding uncharacterized protein LOC125780583 — encoded protein: MFGRTIRPVRNSAPSSPPPKESAPMTRRRKRPCPTLLLPSKKPSNPLQSSTKAKILTHTPTLASSSAVTLPPAPTPAPSSPPPSQSAPITRSRKRACHPLVLPSKKPPNPVQSSTAAKILTQAPTLTSSSAITLPPAPSSAITSPPAPSSAITSPPAPFTAITSPPAPTPAPSSAITSPPAPSSAITSPPAPSSAITSPPAPFTAITSPPAPTPAPYSTITSPPAPFTAITSPPAPTPAPTPAPSSTITSPPAPSSAITSPPAPTPAPSSAITSPPAPFTAITAPPAPTPAPSSAITSPPAPSSAITSPPAPTPAPSSAITSPPAPSSAITSPPAPTPAIRPTEEIASTSGPNNISTPHSPTLCSNACPSEILFKEVEAILPLGFGHRKKRYSVTVEELKRRVGPPEGMSLASCVAYLRMDKNKKASLKTELDNVGVCPRPVTTLTSMCSKLTEGEVVDLSQSLSHLVATQVPFSKVKLLEERDTDVALGHLALFK
- the LOC111195203 gene encoding uncharacterized protein LOC111195203 isoform X1; this translates as MFAMEAHWIAAIESSLRKEADPKVKRSIQVLSGQSQDAFMSSHLHYLEECGLGNFVAMKKRHANHFQWRCERASHCKGKSTGDPQKTRANSCGAYVSFTFVNKNCYDGCIIRLMSDHSGHDPNSPLESTVNRIHPGLTDYIYTLIQQGHTNAEILLCCKDWSDTQSQSYLKDRRYHVAPDDINFIRKSYNAHTHMDLNDCVSVDRLIKSKFKDDIIYYQPLSHSEKQALIIVFSTPWQRDQLKNYGSDMIYLDATYKGITQYGFAFYAVIIKSSQGRGVPVAFFILSEESTENLSICLQKLQECVNPFQPRCVMVDRDLKEINAVQKVFPHTRILLCWFHVLQAVHRWMQRQDECKKQPALKNEVIRAMIALKQCATEADFEERSNQVVDSIDELSGTTTISNYLKMQWFQHSKMWANFGRRVFHQNSETNNLAERFFFSMKYQFLQGYANRRVDDLLHLLSEKVVTYYSYLEELYKAGRITELKKPDMGELVSRMKYKGLHDKVVFQSAGQILVPSETSEGKCYFVDLITMLCECDWAERGNLCKHIALAKHVCEERDVDIDECRRELACCLSEQGSYEWDGNYLIVHHRQSFGVVNLQTKHCTCLASSLKEMCVP